A portion of the Punica granatum isolate Tunisia-2019 chromosome 7, ASM765513v2, whole genome shotgun sequence genome contains these proteins:
- the LOC116214631 gene encoding pentatricopeptide repeat-containing protein At1g63400-like: MDYALWENFSRAVELVDVMEERGFEPNAITYGAIIKGLVRIGKTSLALGLLEKWEGRRSCRVDVVTYSTVLEGLCKEGRLMEALKLFHRMIDQGVQPNVVTYNTLVHARCFERQWEEVELLLKEMTQRGITPNVRTFNTILDAFCKDGMFFEAESILDTMIRIYIEPTVVTYNSLIAGYSLQNRMDDAENIFRLMGERGCSPDVFTYNTLVDGCCKGKRMDEAVIVYREMLHKGLVPNVVTYNILIGGFCHIDNFRAAEELFKEMQDAGHHPNLQTCAILLDGYCKHNHLNRAVALFRQMEEQGVSPNIVIYNILLHGMCNNEKLEDAKRCFRTLLGKGCRPDVVTFSTLINGLCKEGHVYEAP; the protein is encoded by the coding sequence ATGGACTATGCATTGTGGGAAAACTTTTCCAGAGCCGTGGAGTTAGTTGATGTTATGGAGGAGAGAGGGTTCGAGCCCAATGCAATCACATATGGAGCGATAATTAAGGGCTTAGTTAGGATAGGCAAGACGTCTCTGGCCCTCGGGTTGCTCGAGAAGTGGGAGGGCAGAAGAAGCTGCAGGGTGGATGTTGTTACATACAGCACTGTACTCGAGGGTCTATGCAAGGAAGGACGGTTGATGGAGGCTTTGAAGCTCTTCCACAGGATGATTGATCAGGGTGTTCAACCCAATGTTGTCACATATAACACCTTGGTTCATGCTAGGTGCTTTGAAAGACAATGGGAGGAGGTTGAATTGCTCTTAAAAGAAATGACTCAAAGGGGCATCACCCCAAATGTTCGAACCTTCAACACGATACTGGATGCATTTTGTAAGGATGGGATGTTTTTTGAAGCGGAGTCCATTCTTGATACTATGATTCGAATATATATTGAGCCTACGGTTGTCACGTACAATTCTCTGATTGCTGGATACTCTCTCCAGAATAGAATGGATGATGCAGAGAATATATTTCGCTTGATGGGGGAAAGGGGTTGCTCCCCCGATGTTTTTACTTATAACACACTGGTAGATGGCTGTTGTAAGGGGAAAAGAATGGATGAGGCAGTGATTGTGTATCGTGAAATGCTTCACAAGGGTTTGGTTCCAAATGTCGTGACATATAACATACTTATTGGCGGCTTCTGTCATATCGATAACTTCCGTGCTGCTGAGGAGCTTTTCAAGGAGATGCAAGATGCTGGTCATCATCCAAACCTTCAAACGTGTGCTATCCTCTTGGATGGATATTGTAAACACAATCATCTCAATAGGGCAGTGGCATTGTTCCGACAAATGGAAGAGCAAGGGGTCAGTCCCAACATTGTAATCTATAATATCCTCCTACACGGCATGTGCAATAATGAGAAACTCGAAGATGCCAAGAGATGCTTTAGAACCTTGCTTGGGAAAGGGTGTCGGCCTGACGTGGTGACATTTAGCACTCTCATAAATGGATTATGTAAGGAAGGCCATGTATACGAGGCCCCATAA